The genomic window GGTCAGGCCGGTTTCACCCTGAGCCGCCTGCTTCAATTGAGCCACAACCGGCGCCTGCCCCTGGAGGTCGTCCCAGACACTCACGGACGGTCGCCTGGAACAGTTTCGCCGGTGCGCAACACAGGGTTCACGGGTTCACCATTGCCGTGGCCGGCCAGGAGTGATTCCACCCGCTCCAGGATCTGCGCTGCGAGTGTTTCAATATCGGCGTTGGCGGGCAAGACAAGGTAGCTCGAGGGAGCGGCCCCGGCACGTTGCAGGAAAGCCTGGCGGATGGCGGAGTGGAACTCATCAGGTTCGGACTCCAGCCGGTCTTCCGTGGCGTCCCCCGCGGTCCGCCGTCGGCGGCCGTCGGAGGGGTCGACGTCGAGCAGTACCGTCAGGTCCGGGTGCAGGCCTTCCGTGGCCCACTGGTTCAGCGCAAGAACTCCTTCGGCACCCAGGCCGCGTCCGGCACCCTGGTAGGCGACGGAGGAGTCAATGTAGCGGTCAGTAATGACCACAGTTCCCTCCGCGAGGGCCGGACGGATCACCTGGCTTGCATGTGCGGCGCGTGCAGCAGCAAACATGAGGGCTTCGGTGCGGGCATCGATCGTGCCGTGCCCGTGGTCCAGGACCAGGGAGCGCAACTTTTCACCGATGGGAGTGCCGCCGGGTTCGCGGGTACGCAGCACGGAAAGTCCCCGCGACTGGAGGGTCTCAGAGAGCCGGGCCGCCTGCGTGGACTTACCCGCTCCGTCCCCGCCTTCGAAGGCGATAAATAGACCTGGGCTCTGAATACTCACCCGTCTAGCCTACCGAGCTTCACTGACTTCCAAGCGCGTCATGCCTTTCATCCACAGCCTGCACCCCTACTACGCTGACACCATGAGCCTTTCCGATCAGCATGCCGCCGAATTGTCGCCGGAAACCGTGGTTGTTGCAGCCGGCCGCCCGGACCGCGCCCACGATGAGCCGGTCAATCCGCCCATCGTCCTGTCCTCCACATACTTCGGAACCGGCTCCCTCAGCGACGGTGACCGTGGCTACGGACGCTACGCCAACCCCACATGGGATCCCTTCGAGGACGCACTGGCCAAGCTGGAGGGTGCCACCCTCCCCGGCCTGCTGTACGCCTCCGGCCTGGCAGCAGTCAGTTCGGCACTGTCCCTGGTACCGGCCGGGGGCGTCGTGGTGATGCCCTCGCATAGTTACGCCGGTTCGTTGGTGATGGCAACGGAGTTGGCAGAGAAGGGATTCCTGGAGCTGCGAACGGTGGACATCACGGACACGGATGCAGTGAAGGCCCTCATCAGCCCGGAAAACGGCAAGGCAGCCGATCTCCTCTGGCTGGAAAGCCCCACCAACCCCATGCTCGGCATCGCCGACATCCAGGCACTGGCAGATGCCGCGCACGCGGTGGGCGCAATCGTGGTGACGGACAATACCTTCTCAACGCCCTTGGTGCAGCAGCCACTGAGCCTGGGTGCCGACGTCGTACTTCACTCGGTGACCAAGTACCTGGCCGGACATTCGGACGTCGTGCTGGGCGCCTTGGTGACCTCCAACCCGGAACTGCGCGCCACGCTCCTGCATCACCGGATCATCCACGGCGGAATTGCCGGACCGTTCGAGGCCTGGCTCGCGCTGCGCGGCCTCCGCACGCTGGCGCTGCGGATTGAGCGCTCGCAGGCCTCGGCGGCAACCCTCGCCGAACGGCTCAGCAGCCACCCGCGCGTCGAAACAATCCGCTACCCGGGCCTGCCCGGCGATCCCGGGCACCAGCGCGCCAAAGCACAGATGAAGGGCTACGGGTCCATCCTCTGCATCCAGATTGCCGGTGATGAGCAGCGCAGCGGTGCCGACGCTGCGGACGAACTGGTCCGCGCCCTGCAGCTCTGGCTGCCTGCAACATCCCTGGGCGGTGTCGAATCACTGATTGAACGCCGACGCCGGCACACGGCCGAGCCGCTGAGCGTCCCGGAGAATCTGGTCCGGTTGAGCGTTGGGATCGAGAACATGGAAGACCTCTGGTCCGACCTTGAGCAAGCGCTGAAGTCGCTGGACATATAGGCTAAAGGGCGTGGACGGAAAACTCTTGATCAGCTTTGTCACCAGCGGGATCTACTTGATCCTTGGGCTGGTGGCCCTTGCCTTGGAAGTGTGGGCCTTCGCGGACTGCCTGCGCCATCGTCCGACGCTCTTCGTGGCTGCTTCCAAGCGGACCAAGACGTTTTGGCTGGCCCTCACCGGGGTTGCCCTTGTGATCGGTGCACTGGCTCTGTGGGGCGTCGGTGGCAGCTTGAATCTCTTCGGCATCGCAGCCGTGACCGCGGCCTGCGTGTACCTCGCCGATGTCCGTCCCGCCCTGCGCGAGGCCGGCAGTGGCGGCAACCGCAATGTGGGCCCTTACGGTCCCTGGTAGAAGGCTCTACCTGGGCGCCACCGCGTCCCACGCCACTGTCACTTCACCGAGGCGCCACCGCGCCGGACCATCCTGAAGCGGCCACCCGGCGTCACGCAGTGAATGGCACATGGCGGTCCATCGCTGCCGGTTCCCGAACGATGCCAGCGGGGCCGCCTCCAGCCAGGCCTTGTCCATCGCCTGGAGGAACGCGTGGATGGGTTCGCCGGGAACGTTCCGGTGAATCAGGGCTTTAGGCAGCCTCTCAGCTATCTCCGAAGGCAGCTCGAAACTGCCGAACCGCACCGAAAAACTGAGGCTCAATGGGCGCTCGGAGTCCAGGGCCACCCACGTGACGCGGCGGCCGATCTCATCGCACGTGCCGTCAATGAACAGTCCGCCCGGCGCGAGCCGCGACTGCACCAGATGCCAGATCCCGGCGACGTCGGCTTCCTCGTATTGCCGCAGCACGTTGAAGGCGCGGACCAGCACGGGCTTTCCCGGCACCGGAATCTCGAAACCGCCCACGTGGAAGCTCAGCCCGGGCCGCTCGAGAGCCATGGCGCTCCGGACCCGCTCCGGTTCAATCTCGATGCCGCAGAGCCGCACATCCGGACGCACGGCCTGCAGCCGTTCGAAAAGTTCAACCGCTGTGGTGGGCGAGGCGCCATAGCCCAGATCCACTACAAGGGGGTCGACGGCGGTGCGCAGCCGCCAAGACTGCGGACCGGCGAGCCATCGGTCCAAGCGGCGCATGCGGTTGGGGTTGGTGGTACCCCGGGTGATGTTGCCAACCGGCTTGCCGCCCCTGCTTCGGGGAGAGCCCACCCGTTCCGCCTTTTGCACCACGGCCACCACTTTATCCTGCAACCCGGGGTCACTTATGGCCCCTTGAGGGCTTTCAAAGGGGCCATAAGTGACCCCGCGTTGCTCTTCGTAACGCCGGGCAGGCAACGGAACCGCTCAGCTAGGATGAAAACCATGACTTACAAGCTGATTCTGCTGCGCCACGGCCACAGCGACTGGAACGCCAAGAACCTGTTCACCGGTTGGGTGGACGTTGACCTGAACGATCAAGGCCGCAAAGAAGCAGTACGCGGTGGGGAACTGCTGGTTGAGAACAACATCCTCCCGGACGTCCTCTACACCTCGCTCCTGAAGCGGGCCATCAACACTGCCAACATGGCGCTGGACAAGGCCAACCGCGGTTGGATCCCCGTCAAGCGCGACTGGAGGCTCAACGAGCGCCACTACGGCGCCCTGCAGGGCAAGGACAAGGCCCAGACCCTCGCCGAGTTCGGTGAAGAGCAATTCATGGAATGGCGCCGGAGCTACGACACCCCGCCGCCGCCCCTGTCCGACGACAGTGAATTCTCCCAGGCGCACGATCCCCGCTACGCGGATCTCGGCGACGCCCTGCCGCGCACCGAGTGCCTTAAGGACGTCCTTGTCCGCCTGCTCCCTTACTGGGAATCGGACATCAAGGAAGACCTCAAGGCGGGCAAGACCGTCCTGGTCACCGCCCACGGTAACTCGCTGCGGGCCCTGGTCAAGCACCTGGATGGCATCAGCGATGAAGCCATTGCAGGACTGAACATCCCCACGGGCATCCCGCTGGTGTACGAACTGGACGAGGACTTCCAGCCGGTCAACCCCGGTGGAACATACCTGGACCCCGACGCAGCAGCGCAGGCCATCCTCGCGGTGGCGAACCAGGGCAAGAAATAATTCCTCCGCTGCTGCCGCGGCGACTGCTCGGTCGTCCCTCCCTTGGACGCAGTTCGCCCGCGGCACCTGCTACGGAGCTGGATTGAACGACGGCGGCCGGTCACTTTACGTGACCGGCCGCCGTCGTTTTTTTGCGGGTGAGGCTAGAAGCCTTCAGGCTGCCATTCGCCCGTCACCAGGTAGGTGACCTTGCGGGCAACCGAGACGCCGTGATCGGCGAAGCGCTCGAAGTAGCGGCTTGCCAGGGCAACGTCCACGGTGGTTGAGGGGCTCTCGCTCCACTCTGGGGCGGCGATGGCCTTGAAAACGCTGAGGTGGAGGTCGTCCACGGCGATGTTGATCTTGAGGATGTCCCGGGCCACTTCGAGGTCCCGGGTTTCCAGGAGCTCGATGACCTTGGCGGTGATCTCGATGTCGTGCTGGGCCATGGCCTTGAAGGTCTGGGTCAGCGAAGCGGGGATCACAGTAGCGGGGTAGCGCAGGCGGGCCAGCTGGGCTACGTGGCGGGCGAGGTCGCCCATGCGCTCCAGCGAGGCACTCATGCGCAGGGAACCTACGATCATGCGGAGGTCGCTGGCCACCGGACCCTGCAGTGCAAGGATGTCGA from Arthrobacter sp. StoSoilB20 includes these protein-coding regions:
- the phoU gene encoding phosphate signaling complex protein PhoU: MRKVFQEELTQVGDDLIEISKLVHEAITKATTSFEGADVDLAQDVIAADARIDFLQNSLDERAIDILALQGPVASDLRMIVGSLRMSASLERMGDLARHVAQLARLRYPATVIPASLTQTFKAMAQHDIEITAKVIELLETRDLEVARDILKINIAVDDLHLSVFKAIAAPEWSESPSTTVDVALASRYFERFADHGVSVARKVTYLVTGEWQPEGF
- a CDS encoding aminotransferase class I/II-fold pyridoxal phosphate-dependent enzyme; the encoded protein is MSLSDQHAAELSPETVVVAAGRPDRAHDEPVNPPIVLSSTYFGTGSLSDGDRGYGRYANPTWDPFEDALAKLEGATLPGLLYASGLAAVSSALSLVPAGGVVVMPSHSYAGSLVMATELAEKGFLELRTVDITDTDAVKALISPENGKAADLLWLESPTNPMLGIADIQALADAAHAVGAIVVTDNTFSTPLVQQPLSLGADVVLHSVTKYLAGHSDVVLGALVTSNPELRATLLHHRIIHGGIAGPFEAWLALRGLRTLALRIERSQASAATLAERLSSHPRVETIRYPGLPGDPGHQRAKAQMKGYGSILCIQIAGDEQRSGADAADELVRALQLWLPATSLGGVESLIERRRRHTAEPLSVPENLVRLSVGIENMEDLWSDLEQALKSLDI
- the tmk gene encoding dTMP kinase, which translates into the protein MSIQSPGLFIAFEGGDGAGKSTQAARLSETLQSRGLSVLRTREPGGTPIGEKLRSLVLDHGHGTIDARTEALMFAAARAAHASQVIRPALAEGTVVITDRYIDSSVAYQGAGRGLGAEGVLALNQWATEGLHPDLTVLLDVDPSDGRRRRTAGDATEDRLESEPDEFHSAIRQAFLQRAGAAPSSYLVLPANADIETLAAQILERVESLLAGHGNGEPVNPVLRTGETVPGDRP
- a CDS encoding class I SAM-dependent methyltransferase — its product is MVQKAERVGSPRSRGGKPVGNITRGTTNPNRMRRLDRWLAGPQSWRLRTAVDPLVVDLGYGASPTTAVELFERLQAVRPDVRLCGIEIEPERVRSAMALERPGLSFHVGGFEIPVPGKPVLVRAFNVLRQYEEADVAGIWHLVQSRLAPGGLFIDGTCDEIGRRVTWVALDSERPLSLSFSVRFGSFELPSEIAERLPKALIHRNVPGEPIHAFLQAMDKAWLEAAPLASFGNRQRWTAMCHSLRDAGWPLQDGPARWRLGEVTVAWDAVAPR
- a CDS encoding phosphoglyceromutase, translating into MTYKLILLRHGHSDWNAKNLFTGWVDVDLNDQGRKEAVRGGELLVENNILPDVLYTSLLKRAINTANMALDKANRGWIPVKRDWRLNERHYGALQGKDKAQTLAEFGEEQFMEWRRSYDTPPPPLSDDSEFSQAHDPRYADLGDALPRTECLKDVLVRLLPYWESDIKEDLKAGKTVLVTAHGNSLRALVKHLDGISDEAIAGLNIPTGIPLVYELDEDFQPVNPGGTYLDPDAAAQAILAVANQGKK
- a CDS encoding DUF2516 family protein encodes the protein MDGKLLISFVTSGIYLILGLVALALEVWAFADCLRHRPTLFVAASKRTKTFWLALTGVALVIGALALWGVGGSLNLFGIAAVTAACVYLADVRPALREAGSGGNRNVGPYGPW